The Carassius auratus strain Wakin linkage group LG49B, ASM336829v1, whole genome shotgun sequence genome includes a window with the following:
- the LOC113068753 gene encoding tripartite motif-containing protein 16-like: MAEASFSQDDLLCPVCLDLLKDPVTIQCGHSYCENCITDRWDQEDQMRVYSCPQCRETFSPRPALAGNTVLAELVKKLKKRKRPADCDAGAGDVQCDVCAGRKYKAVKSCLMCQESYCQTHFDLHEEFHVHKPHKVIEATGRLQEMICQKHEKHLEMYCITDQQCICKLCTKYEHKNHKTVSAAAQRTEKQNQLKKMQKTSQQREKDLQQLRETVESHKRSAQTAVEDSERIFTELIRSTERRCSELVQLLIPDIRDQEKTAVSRAEGRLKQMEQEINDLRRRDAELEQLSHTHHIQFLQSFPSLSAPPDSTDINDNPFSSLVSSAGLRESVHQLRDKLEDFCKEELKKISDRVTFNNIVPTTRNDFLQYSRQFTLDPSTAYNRFHLSENNRVITVTNTVQSYPDHPDRFDKFRQVLCRESVCGRCYWELEWSGCDYGLRIAVSYKSIGRKGRGYECKFGYNDQSWSLDCTPPSYSFTHNKMVTDLPVKSISSRIGVFVDHRAGTLSFYSVSDTMSLIHTVQTTFTQPLYPGFWVSGSSVKLC; this comes from the exons ATGGCGGAAGCCAGCTTTTCTCAGGATGATCTCTTGTgtccagtgtgtctggatctcctgaaggatccagtgaccatccagtgtggacacagttactgtgaGAACTGTATTACAGACCgctgggatcaggaggatcagatgagagtctacagctgtcctcagtgcagagagaccttcagtccaagacctgctttagcTGGAAACACTGTGCTGGCTGAACTGGTGAAGAAACTGAAGAAGAGGAAACGTCCTGCTGACTGTGatgctggagctggagatgtgcagtgtgaTGTCTGTGCTGGAAGAAAATACAAAGCCGTCAAGTCCTGTCTGATGTGTCAGGAATCTTACTGTCAAACTCATTTTGACCTTCATGAGGAATTTCATGTACATAAGCCACACAAAGTGATTGAagccactggacgactgcaggagatgatctgccagaaacatgagaaacaTCTGGAAATGTACTGTATTACTGACCAACAATGCATTTGTAAGCTGTGTACAAAATATGAGCATAAAAACCACAAAACTGTATCAGCCGCAGCacagaggacagagaaacag AACCAGCTGAAGAAGATGCAGAAGACAtcccagcagagagagaaagatctccagcagctgagagagactgtggagtctcataag cgctctgcacagacagcagtggaggacagtgagaggatctttactgagctcatccgaTCCACTGAGAGACGCTGCTCTGAGCTGGTACAGCTCTTGATTCCTGatatcagagatcaggaaaagactgcagtgagtcgagctgaaggacGACTGAAGCAAatggagcaggagatcaatgatctgaggaggagagacgctgagctggagcagctttcacacacacatcacatccagttcctgcag agtttcccGTCTCTCTCAGCACCTCCTGATTCTACAGACATAAATGACAATCCCTTCAGTTCTCTCGTCTCTTCTGCTGGTCTGAGAGAATCTGTtcatcagctgagagacaaactggaggatttctgcaaagaggagcttaagaagatctcagacagag tcaCATTCAACAACATTGTTCCCACAACCAGGAAcgacttcctacaat attcccgTCAGTTCACTCTGGATCCAAGCACAGCATATAACCGCTTCCAtctgtctgagaacaacagagtgattACTGTCACTAACACAGTCCagtcgtatcctgatcatccagacagatttgataaGTTTcgtcaggtgttgtgtagagagagtgtgtgtggacgctgttactgggagctgGAGTGGAGTGGATGTGATTATGGACTGCGTATagcagtgtcatataagagcatcggCAGGAAGGGACGGGGTTATGAGTGTAAGTTTGGatataatgatcagtcctggagtttggaCTGCACTCCCCCGAGTTACTCATTCACACACAATAAGATGGTGACTGATCTCCCTGTAAAGTCCATCAGcagtagaataggagtgtttgtggatcacagagcaggaactctgtccttctacagcgtctctgacaccatgagcctcatccacacagtccagaccacattcactcagccgctctatcctgggttttgggtttctggatcatcagtgaaactgtgttag